The genome window GTCCTTGTAGGCGTCGCGTGCAATCTCAAAGACCTGCCAGTGTGGGAGTGTGATTAGGAGCACAAAGAGGGGCCCCAAtgccccctcccagcacccctgggCCGGCCAccacctcttccttccctccagccccccaaaaccaggctCGAGCAGCGCCCAGACTGGTTGAAACCCACATGGAGGCGATGATGCTCCCCACCTTGCGGCCCTCGTGCACAGGCAGCACCCTATCATCTTCAgtgtgcaggaggaggagcgggCAGGACATGATCTTCAAGCTGTGGGCAGCAAGCACAGCACCAAGGAGTCACCCCTGGAGCTGACAGACCCACAGGAGCTTCCCTGGGGGCTGCTAAACCCCCCGAGCAGCCCCATGGACCTCGGGCACTGCCTTTCAGAGCCAGCCCAGCCCGGGGGTGGCTAAAGGCATGAACTGCCCAGGCTGATGCTCGTGCTGGTTGCCCCAGCGCAGCACCACCAAGCACCCTCATAAATTTAAACCCCTCTTCAAAACCTTAAACGGCTTCCTCGGGCTTCAAAACCACCCATGGAGCAGGTGGCTTTTAGCAAAGGCGCCCACAAAAATGGTAAAAGAAAGGACTCTGCGGTTACAGCACGTGGTACGATGCAGTGGGACTCAAGCACGTGGTGCTCAGAAGGATGGTGGCTCATGCACTTTGCTCAATGGTGATGGTGATACCTGAAGTTACACAACTAAAAAGCCACTTATAAAGCACGAGTAAGCTGGGCAAACCCAGCCAAGAGCGCAGGGATCGCACGGCGTGACGGGTCCGACCTGCCCTTCCTCGGCTGAGCGGTCCCAGCATCCTCCCCCTGAGGACAGCGGCACCCCATCCCTCTGGGCACTCACTTCTCATCGGTGCTGAAGAATAGGTTGGAGAGATTTAGGGAGTCCAAGATGAAGAACTCGAAACCCGGGAAGTAGTAGTAGAGCTGCCATGGAGAGAGGCGAGACGGGACTAAAGTCACGGCTTTGGTTGCTGCGCTCTTCTCCTGCTTGCAGGGAGCTCTGGGAAGCAGGAGCTGCCACTGCTGGGGTCCCCACGGGCAGAGACCCCCACCTGCCACCATTGGGGACCCCATGGGCTGAGCCCCTCACCTGCCACCAATGCGGAACATCATGGGCTGACACCCCCAACCCATCACCATGGGGGACCCCATGGGCTGAGCCCCTCAACCCATCACCGTTCACCGTTGAAGACCCCATAGGCTGAGACCCCCAACCCATCAGCGTTGGGGACCCCATGGGCTGAGCCCCCAGCCCATCACCATTGGGGACCCCATGGTCTGAGCCCCTCAACCCATCAGCGTTGGCGACCCCATGGGCTGAGACCCTCAATCCATCACCATTGGGGACCCCATGGTCAGAGCCCCCAGCCCATCACTTTTAGGGACCACGTGAACAGAGCCCCCCACTGGTCACCACTGGGGTCCCCACGGGCAGAGTCCCCGAGCTCACCCGTGCCAAGCAGTTGTTCTTGGCCGCCTCACGGATGTTTCTGTAGGCGGACTCCAGGACAACACCATCAACCCGGACCCCTGAAAGTGGAGTGAGGTGAGAGCAGGCGTGGCTGGGGAAGCCACCCCAAGCAGCCGCCATGAGGCCAAGGTGCCCCTGTCCCACCAAGGAGGATGGGGACAGCCACTTGTCCCAGACTGATGCTGAAGCAGAGAGGGATGGCCCCTCCCTGTTCCTCTGTGACCCCTGAAATCTGTTCAGGGATGTGCAGAGCCCTTGGGGAACACCACACGGGACCAACCAAGCCACGCTGGCCCTTACCTCGCTCCTCCTGTAGTTTCCTTGCTAAGTTCGTGGCAACCCTGTAAGAAAAGAGGTGACAGTGACGTGGAGCAGAGCACCCTCAGACCCCCCCGTGCCACTTGGATTTGCTTTGTAGGTGCTATGCCAAGCCCTTGGTCCATCTCCTGGTGGCACCGGGCTGGCAGCATCATCAGAGGCCAAGGAACAGCTCTGGGCTCCAGCATCAGCCCCcacccacagaatcatagaatcattaggttggaaaagacctttgagatcattgagtccaaccatacctgcccactactaaaccagatccctgagcaccccatCTACCCGGCTTTTAAACtgccccccagggatggggactccaccacctccctgggcagcctctgccagggcctgagaactcTATCCATGAAGAgttttttcctgctctccaatctgaacctctcctggtgcaatttgaggctgttccctctcatcccatcgcctgccgcttgggagaagagaccagcacccacctcaccacaacctcctttcagggagttgtagacagtgatgaggtctcccctcagcccccttttCCACAGGCTAAAGAGtctcaggtccctcagccgttcctcataaggcctgttctccagccccctcaccagctttgctgctcttctctggactcgctccagagcctcaatgtccttcttgtggtgaggggcccaaaactgaccccaggatgtgaggtgcagcctcaccagcgctgagtcCAGGAGGacaatccctgccctgctcctgttggccaccccagggctgatccaagccaggatgctgttggctttctcggccacctgggccactgctggctcatgttcagctgctgtcgacccacacccccaggtccttctcctccaggcagctttccagctgctcttccccaagcctggagctgcacggggttgttgtgtcccaagtgcaggacctggcacttggccttgctgaaccccATCCCGTTGGCATCAACCCGTGGATCCAGCCTGtgcagatccctctgcagagcctcctgccctccagcaggtcgacacaaacttgctgagggtgttcTCAACCCCCACCCCGTGGGGTGTCCCCCCTCGCGCAACCCCACACCTACCCTGTCCCCATGGAGTGTCCCCAGAGGAAGATGCTGCTGTTCCCGCTCCGCGCTTTGGCCCAGTCGTAGAGCGCCAGGACATCCGTGGTCAAACCTTTCTCCGTGGGCTGCCCGCTGGAGTCCCCGTAGCCTGCGGGGACACGGCTCGGTGTCAGCACCCAGGGGAGGCCGGGCACAGCGAGGGTCCCTCAGCGAGAGGCAGGGGGTGCTTTACCTCTGTAGTCGAGCGCCAGGATGTGGAAGTCGGCAGCCCCCATCGCCTGtcagaggagcagcagcaccttGTGTCCCTGGGTGGGgggatgcaccccaggacaccccagCATGGCCGGAGTCACTCTGCTGAGTGTCCCCCTTGGGTCCCCCGAGCCAGCATGAGCCTCCCTCCCAGGAGACTCCATGCCCCCACAGGACTTACCTTCAAGAACTGGACACGGTGGCTCAAAGCCCTGGTGGGGAAAATGAGGTTAGAGCTTGGGGAGCGACCCTGAAGGGACCCTCCACTCCACTGCCAGGTCAGGGGAGGGACTGAGGTGGCCTTCCCCAAGGAGGGGACACCTGGATGCTCTGGGGTGGCTGGGGTTTGATGTTTCcctttagaatcacagaacagtttgggttggaaggaacctcaaagcccatccagttccaacctcgtgccacgagcagggacacctcccactggatcaagttgctccaagccccatccaacctggccttgaacccctccagggatgggacagccacccctgctctgggccaccaccctcacaggaaaacatttcttcttaagacctcatctcaatctcccctcttgcagctgaaaaccattcccactcatcctatccctaccctccctgataaagagcccctccccaactttcctggagcccctttcagcactggaagctgctctaaggtctccctggagccttctcttctccaggctgaacgaccccaactctctcagcctggcctcatagcagagctgctccagccctccctcGGAGCTTTGTcgcggcctcctctggacccgttccaaccgctccatctccttcttctgttggggactccagaactggacacagcactccaggtgggtctccccagagaggagcagaggggttggatcccctccctccctgctggccacgctgctttgggtgcagcccaggacacggctggtttctgggctgcgagcgcacgatgccggctcatgttgagcttctcaccccccagcaccccaagctcttctcctcagggcttcACATCCTCCCCCAGCCCATACTGAAACCATGGACtgtcccaacccaggtgtaggacctttaATTCAAAGGGCCTTTCCTTCACTCATGGGCTCAGGAAccaccccagcagccccagcccccgGCACCACCAGCTGCTGCACCATCTCTGCCAGTTCTCAGCCAAGGCGgagatagaatcacagaatcatagaatggtttaggttggaagggaccttaaagatcatccagttccagccccgtgccatgggcagggacacctccccctggctGCTGTGGATGAGCAGCCACCCCAGCCACCCTCCCCTGGGAAAGGCACATGTGCTTATGGGTACTCACCTTGTCCCCCCATTGCCATGCATGTAGATGATGATGGGATGGGCATCAGCAAGTGCCTCCTCGTACCAGCGCTGGTCCTTGCCCTGCGCCTCGGCCCCTCTGCTGCCCGGCACCGTGTGCCTGGGGACCGGAGCGCGGTTATCCCAGGCTCCAGCCACCGGGGCCAGGGCTCTGGCACAGCCACACGGCGCCCACCTGGGACGCTGGGGCCGTTCCACTCACCAGACACCGACGGTGACATCCGGCTCGGTGGTGAGATACAGGTTGATGGTGTTGTTCACCAGCAGCTCTGGCCGCTGAAGGTCCACGAAGTAGGGGAACGCCACTGATGGAGAAATCGCACCATCTCTCAGGCAACACAgcaaccatagaatcatagaatggtttaggttggaagggaccttaaagatcacccagttccaacccccctgccatgggcagggacacgtcccactggatcaggggctccaagccccatccaacctggccttgaacctctccagggatggggcagccaccactgctctgggcaacctgggccagggcctccccactctcatagtgaagaaattcctccttatgtttagtctaactctgcccctctccagtttgtacccattgctcctcatcctgtcaccacaaccctttgtgaacagcccctccccagctttcttgtagtcccctcaggtactggaaggttgttataaggtctcctcagacccttctcttctccaggctgaacaaccccaactctctcagcctggcctcgtacaggaggtgctccagccctcggatcatctttgtagcctcctctggacccgctccaagagctccatctccttcttattttgaggattccagaactggacacaattccccagatgaggtctcagaggagaagagaagagggacagaatcccctccctcgccctgctgccCACACTTCTTtccatgcagcccaggacacggttggtttctgggctgcgagtgcacttGCCAGCTCTTGTCGagctcatcaaccagcacctccaagtccttctctgcaggaccCTCATCCTCAGCTCCTTTTATGTGTTTTCCCAAAGcaacatgttatttttttggACAGGATTTGCCTGGGAGCCGACTCAGGGAGCACGTAGGCGAGCGCAGCCCTCAGCCACCTCCTTCCACTCAGACTTCCAGCCCAGTTGGCACTCTGCATGCCCAGATGTGTTGTAAGTTTAGGCAGTAAACAGCATTATCAGAGCTGGCACGAGGCACCATGGGGAAAGGGTTCTCTGCAAGCCTGTGGCAAGAGGAGGGGGTGGATGGGTGCTGTCCTGGTGCCACCCAGGCTCTGAGTGCAGGCCCAAAATGTTTTGGGGACCCCCGCTGCTTCTGCCTGCTGAATCCCTGGGTGAGGTCCTCCCAGATGGAACAGCCCCGGGGCACTCACGGAAGTTCAGGAAGGTGAATTTGGTGATCAGGGTGGGGAAGAGGCGGAGGATGAAAGGCATGGTGATGTAGATGAGGAGCAGGTCCAGCAGGAGGGTGTACAGCCAGGAACATCGGGCCAGCCAGCCTCTGCACgacaagatcatagaatcatagaacagtttgggttggtaGGGATCTTAGAGATGattcagttccaaaccccctgccgtgggctgggacacctcccactggatcatagaatcaatcattatgttggaaaagactttgagGTCGCTGAgttcaaccatacctgtctgctactaaaccagatccctgagcacctcatccacctctctgttaaacacctccagggatgggcactccaccacctcccttggcagcctctgccagtgccagggaaccctctaaatgaagaattttttcctcgtgtccaatctgaacctgccctgctgcagcctgaggccatttcttcttgtcctattacctagcacttgggagaagggaccagcaCTCCgcaacctcccttcaggcagTTGTGGACAGtgatgaggcctcccctcagcctcctcttctccaggataaacaaccctaGGTCCCTCCGTCACCTCTCAAAGCCttcattctccagccccttccccagctccgttcccttctctggacacgctccagcccctcagtgtccttcttggagtgaagggcccaaaactgaccccaggattcgaggtgggACCATGCCAGGGGTGGGACGGGTTTTGGGGGATGGAGCCAAAGGGCCAGAGCAGCCCGGCTGTGACACAGTGTCAGGAGACACCAGGACTTGTTCCTCCCACAGACACGGGTGGGCAGGAAGGGCAGGGCACATGCCAAGGCAGGGAGCTGCAAGCTAAACCAGCAATATTGAGCCACCGACACTCTGGGGCAACACCCTGAGTCACGGCTGGAGAGACGTGGCCACAGAGGTGTCTCCAAGCCCTCTgcaactcatagaatcatagaataaccaggttggaagagacccacgggatcatcgagtccaaccattcccatcaatcactaacccatgtccctcagcacctcgtccacccgtcccttaaactcctccagggaaggtgactcaaccccctccctgggcagcctctgccagggaccaatgaccctttctgtgagatatttgttcctaatgttcagcctgaccctcccctggcggagcttgaggccattccctctcgtcctgtcccctgtcccttgggagaagtgcccagctccctcctctccacaacctcctttcaggttagttgtagagagcaatgaggtctcccctcagcctcctcttctccaggctaaacacccccagctctctcagccgctcctcataaggatCCCCAGGAGCAAGGGAGAGAGCTGGGAAAGAAGGGGCTCGAGGACCCCACAGGGTTGTGGAGGAAACCAGTCCCTGGAGTTATGtcccccagtgccaccagcacaGGGTGGTGACCATAACCACCTCTGGCAGCAACCTTCAAAGGGCTGAGGGACACATCCAGCCGCCCTGGGCTATGTCCTCCGTAGGAACCACCACTCAGCCCTGGCCCCAGCAGCGCCGTCCCTCAGGAGCTGACGGTGCCAAGCGATGGGAAAACCAGCCCGGGCACCAGGGCAGAGGTTCCTGACCCGCGTCCAAGCCCAACTCCCTGCCAGCGCCTGCCTGGGGTCACCATTCCTTCtgcaagaatcacagaatgggttgggttggaagggacctcatccagctcctgccacgggcagggacacctcccactggatcaggggctccaagccccatccagcctggccttgaacccctccagggatggggcagccacccctgctctgggcaacctgggccagggcctccccaccctcacagcaaaacatttgttcataagatctcatctcaatctcccctcttgcagctgaaaaccattcccactcgtcctatccctgcactccctgataaagagcccctccccagctttcctggagcccctttcagcactggaagctgccctaaggtctccctggagccttctcttctccaggctgaaccccaattctctcagcctggccacacagcagagctgctctagTCCTTGGATCTTTTTCGTGGCCTCCactgggcccattccaacaactccatctccttcttctgttggggtctccagaactggacacagggctccaggtgaggtctcaccagagcggagcagaggggcaggatcccctccctccctgctggtcatgctgctTTGGGTgtagcccaggacacggttggtttctgggctgcgagcacacaatAACATCTCACatccagcttctcatcaatgagcaccccaagTCATAGCATCATagcatcaccaggttggaaaagacccaccggatcatcaagccaaaccattcccatcaaatactaaatcacgtccctcagcacctcgtccttctctgcagggctgccctcaatcacatcatcccccaccctgTACTGAAACTCGACGATCCTgcattggactcgatgatccagtggctcttttccaacctggtgattctgtgattctatgaaaccacaGATGAGAGGACATTGTCCATCGCCCGCCCCAGGGAGCTGCAAGATGCTGAGGAAGGATGGCAAGAGGGGTGCCAGGGCAAGGTGACACGGTCCCACGGGGCCCATGGGAGGGGGCAGCACAGGGTAGGTTGTGCTGGAGTCCCTGGGAGGGTGGCTGGGGCCGTTCTGCTGTACGCAGGCAGCAACGCGCCACCAACGCCCTCACAGTCGCTGCAGATAATTACGAGGTGAAGCTTCCCCTACACCCAACCCACACCTGCCCTTGCACAACACCCGCCGGGGTGAGCAGTGATGGGCCTGGCCCGGGGGATGTGCCCCCGACAACCAGCACG of Phaenicophaeus curvirostris isolate KB17595 chromosome 5, BPBGC_Pcur_1.0, whole genome shotgun sequence contains these proteins:
- the ABHD12B gene encoding protein ABHD12B; the protein is MRRRGERDGGSERDPGQRGGGSAGPHRGWLARCSWLYTLLLDLLLIYITMPFILRLFPTLITKFTFLNFLAFPYFVDLQRPELLVNNTINLYLTTEPDVTVGVWHTVPGSRGAEAQGKDQRWYEEALADAHPIIIYMHGNGGTRALSHRVQFLKAMGAADFHILALDYRGYGDSSGQPTEKGLTTDVLALYDWAKARSGNSSIFLWGHSMGTGVATNLARKLQEERGVRVDGVVLESAYRNIREAAKNNCLARLYYYFPGFEFFILDSLNLSNLFFSTDENLKIMSCPLLLLHTEDDRVLPVHEGRKVFEIARDAYKDKTKVKLIIFPEKLGLGHDYISYNPELPNLVKDFFNIK